A stretch of Mucilaginibacter terrae DNA encodes these proteins:
- a CDS encoding helix-turn-helix transcriptional regulator codes for MDNDFKKINNMYMSQPFAEDEGKASQIAECRSLARVYAFTENAIVSMGDNKLNCSYCYFGGLADELGLTVEERQDIIPSLYEDFIFNRADADDLVQRHADELAFVHLLKPIPIARRRDFYLSDYIRLRDKEGNYRVVEHRIFPMEASSNGSLRLMACVYTLAREEQHQAKIINTRTGEKRVLTNQDYAHVLSTRECEVLRLIDQGKLSKEIADILSISINTVNRHRQNILEKLNMDHAIEACHVARAMGLL; via the coding sequence ATGGACAATGATTTCAAAAAGATCAACAATATGTATATGTCTCAGCCCTTCGCTGAGGATGAGGGCAAAGCCAGCCAGATAGCCGAGTGCCGATCGCTGGCCCGCGTGTATGCGTTCACCGAGAATGCTATTGTCTCGATGGGTGACAACAAGCTCAATTGCAGTTACTGCTATTTCGGTGGGCTGGCCGACGAACTCGGTTTGACCGTCGAAGAGCGCCAGGATATAATTCCTTCGCTCTACGAAGACTTCATTTTCAATCGGGCTGATGCCGACGATTTAGTTCAGCGTCATGCCGACGAACTCGCCTTTGTCCATCTGCTCAAGCCAATACCCATCGCCCGTCGTCGCGATTTCTACCTCAGCGACTATATCCGACTGCGGGACAAGGAGGGCAACTATCGTGTCGTCGAACACCGTATTTTCCCGATGGAAGCCTCGTCGAACGGAAGTTTACGCCTCATGGCATGTGTCTATACTTTGGCCCGAGAGGAGCAGCATCAGGCCAAAATAATTAATACCCGCACAGGTGAGAAACGTGTGCTGACGAATCAGGATTACGCTCATGTGCTCTCTACCCGTGAGTGCGAAGTGCTCCGACTCATCGACCAGGGCAAGCTCTCGAAGGAGATTGCCGACATCTTGTCCATCAGCATCAACACTGTGAATCGTCATCGCCAGAACATACTGGAGAAACTCAACATGGATCATGCCATCGAGGCTTGTCATGTGGCTCGAGCCATGGGGCTGCTCTGA
- a CDS encoding glycoside hydrolase family 32 protein, whose product MKVQFAIRACLLLFSILTARHAYGQTLKRSATDQKYYPQYHFRPRSGWIGDPDGLVFTNNTFHLFWWGHATSKDLVYWKEQPYPMKRSDRSFSYFSGSVVVDTANTSGLGKQSMIAVFTRHYPGDTLPETQVLSVSTNEGHTFDYYQNNPVLDIKKIFFRDPQVFWYQQDRLWKMVVSIPNVQEIQIYESRDLKVWKYCSSFQGLGAKNSFWECPDLFELPVAGTKTKKWVMLIGRGPNRVQYFVGNFDGKTFTVDQESRNYLTNGVGIHGSVFEDFENGLSRWKQQGRAFLDTSASTDFLGKALAASSGKQGTMGKLTSTPFRVSSNAINFLLAGGRHPDSTCINLLWNGKVVRSTTGDNTNVLKWNGWDVCDLKGKTVSLEILDRHPAEKMGNIAVDHIVFSDALMNNQLEHANWLDYGPDYYATRTWRNYDGKRSFGDTVFAIGWMGNWDYANKVPTRWGRGFQSVPRIMSLKRILNGYQVSQQPVPALSKLRGKGYSSNSLTINGTKTITFQPESNSYELEVVFKPTDKHPFGLNLFVGEGRKMVFRYDPVLSQLTIDRSSATDYKSDTSFTRLFAKKYNAPLTLEKGTLKLRIFVDESSVEVFCNDGSLVLSTTNFPSIGQTGIELFSDGGLISVPLLKAWPLKTIRNSSN is encoded by the coding sequence ATGAAAGTTCAATTTGCTATAAGGGCATGCTTGTTGCTGTTTAGCATATTAACAGCCAGGCATGCCTATGGGCAAACTTTAAAGAGATCGGCAACCGATCAAAAGTATTATCCGCAATACCATTTCCGGCCGCGAAGCGGATGGATTGGTGATCCTGATGGCCTGGTATTTACCAATAACACCTTTCATTTGTTTTGGTGGGGACATGCTACTTCCAAAGATTTAGTTTATTGGAAAGAACAACCTTACCCGATGAAACGAAGTGACCGCTCTTTCTCATACTTCAGCGGCTCGGTAGTGGTGGACACAGCAAACACAAGTGGGTTGGGGAAACAAAGCATGATTGCAGTTTTTACCCGTCACTACCCCGGAGATACGCTGCCCGAGACACAAGTACTTTCGGTAAGTACAAATGAAGGTCATACTTTTGACTATTACCAGAATAATCCGGTACTGGATATTAAAAAGATATTTTTCCGCGATCCGCAGGTTTTTTGGTATCAACAGGATAGGCTTTGGAAAATGGTTGTCAGCATACCAAATGTGCAGGAGATCCAGATTTATGAGTCCAGGGATTTGAAGGTCTGGAAATATTGCAGTAGTTTCCAGGGTTTGGGCGCTAAAAATTCATTTTGGGAATGCCCTGACTTATTTGAACTTCCGGTTGCAGGTACCAAAACAAAAAAGTGGGTGATGCTTATTGGCCGGGGGCCTAACCGTGTGCAGTATTTTGTAGGTAATTTTGATGGCAAAACTTTTACCGTCGACCAGGAAAGCCGTAATTATCTGACAAATGGTGTTGGCATACATGGAAGCGTTTTCGAAGATTTTGAAAATGGGCTGAGCCGATGGAAACAACAGGGAAGGGCTTTTTTAGATACGAGTGCATCCACTGATTTTTTAGGCAAAGCACTTGCTGCATCTTCAGGCAAGCAAGGTACGATGGGCAAGTTAACATCAACTCCGTTTAGGGTGAGTAGTAATGCCATCAATTTTTTGCTGGCTGGCGGAAGGCATCCCGACAGCACCTGCATTAACTTATTATGGAACGGCAAGGTTGTGCGGAGCACTACCGGGGATAACACTAACGTGCTAAAATGGAATGGCTGGGATGTATGTGATTTGAAAGGTAAAACTGTTTCGCTCGAAATACTTGACCGGCATCCTGCGGAAAAGATGGGAAATATAGCTGTTGACCACATTGTGTTTTCTGATGCACTCATGAATAACCAGCTCGAACATGCCAACTGGCTCGATTACGGACCGGATTATTACGCAACCCGGACATGGCGAAACTATGATGGTAAACGGTCTTTTGGCGATACGGTGTTTGCAATAGGGTGGATGGGTAATTGGGACTATGCTAATAAAGTGCCTACGCGATGGGGTAGAGGTTTCCAATCCGTTCCAAGGATTATGTCGCTTAAGCGTATTTTAAATGGATATCAGGTAAGTCAACAGCCTGTACCAGCGTTGAGCAAACTCCGGGGAAAGGGATATAGCAGCAATAGCCTGACGATTAATGGAACCAAAACAATAACTTTTCAGCCGGAAAGCAACAGTTATGAGTTGGAGGTCGTTTTTAAACCTACTGATAAGCATCCTTTTGGTTTGAATTTATTCGTAGGCGAAGGGCGCAAAATGGTCTTTCGTTATGATCCGGTGCTATCGCAGCTAACCATCGACCGATCGAGCGCAACGGATTATAAGAGCGATACCTCATTTACAAGGCTGTTTGCGAAAAAGTATAATGCGCCGCTTACACTTGAAAAGGGAACGCTTAAACTGCGGATCTTTGTAGATGAGTCTTCGGTTGAGGTGTTCTGTAATGACGGCAGCCTCGTACTTAGTACAACTAATTTTCCGTCCATTGGCCAAACAGGTATTGAACTATTTTCTGATGGCGGATTGATCAGCGTACCCTTGTTAAAGGCCTGGCCGCTCAAAACAATTCGGAATTCGAGTAACTAA
- a CDS encoding RagB/SusD family nutrient uptake outer membrane protein has translation MKRYLYRMALLTLLFTSCNKALEVNPKGTLNEDQVATPEQAEGFVIAAYSQLGNDEINRAFSMYQYGNVRADDAYKGGGGISDGDVFHAMEIFTTSRPDQWNYDGIWFNIYVGIRRANEGLRVLSKFTQAQFPQLNTRKAELRFLRGYWYLMVENLFKNIPYIDENLPSDDYKLEPNNKYTRDQILDKIAADFEFAANTLPATQSQIGRANKYAAYAYLAKTRLFQAYKQDEKHNVTSIDAQRLQQVVDASNAVLASGYKLQLDFGNNFVSGSFENGSEAIMSVQFSTNDGAGRGRVNYGDMLTVPQGIGCCDFQKPSQNLTNAYKTGTNGVPLLDTYSQQNVDFVNNTVDPRLDHTISRPGAPWKYDPMRVVTEAWSRNVPIYGTYNSMKENVSPDCDCFINVAPFFGNTKARIMIRLADVMLFKAEALIELGRPIEALPIINEIRTRASNSTARLVKANGQPTSKYYVQPYTPGVNIDWNLDNARKALRFERRLEMALEGERFFDLVRWGIADKVMNDFFNIEKPSRSIYQNAKFTKGRDEYLPIPQNQIFWSENRYVQNPGY, from the coding sequence ATGAAAAGATATTTATATAGAATGGCTTTGTTGACATTGCTGTTCACCTCATGCAATAAAGCCCTGGAAGTAAACCCCAAAGGCACCCTGAACGAAGATCAGGTGGCAACCCCTGAGCAAGCCGAGGGCTTTGTAATTGCTGCCTACTCGCAGTTGGGTAATGATGAAATCAACAGGGCATTCAGTATGTACCAATATGGTAATGTGCGTGCCGATGATGCCTACAAGGGTGGGGGCGGCATTAGTGACGGTGATGTATTTCATGCCATGGAAATATTTACAACTTCACGCCCCGACCAGTGGAACTATGATGGGATTTGGTTTAACATATACGTAGGTATACGCCGGGCAAACGAAGGATTGCGTGTATTAAGTAAATTTACACAGGCGCAATTTCCACAATTAAATACAAGGAAGGCCGAATTGCGATTTTTAAGAGGTTACTGGTACCTGATGGTAGAAAATTTGTTCAAAAACATTCCTTACATCGACGAAAACCTGCCCTCTGATGATTATAAGCTGGAGCCTAATAACAAATATACCCGGGATCAGATACTGGATAAGATAGCTGCCGATTTTGAGTTTGCTGCAAATACCCTTCCGGCAACGCAAAGCCAGATAGGGCGCGCTAATAAATATGCAGCCTATGCTTACCTGGCAAAAACACGTTTATTTCAGGCTTATAAGCAGGATGAAAAACACAATGTTACCAGTATTGATGCCCAAAGATTACAGCAGGTGGTAGATGCCTCTAACGCGGTTTTGGCGTCGGGCTATAAACTTCAGCTGGATTTTGGAAACAACTTTGTATCCGGAAGTTTTGAAAACGGTTCGGAGGCTATCATGTCTGTACAGTTCTCCACCAACGACGGAGCCGGTCGTGGCCGTGTTAATTACGGCGACATGCTTACGGTTCCTCAAGGTATTGGCTGCTGTGATTTTCAAAAGCCATCTCAAAATTTAACTAACGCCTATAAAACCGGCACTAATGGGGTGCCTTTGTTAGATACTTACAGCCAGCAAAATGTTGATTTTGTAAATAATACGGTTGATCCACGTTTGGATCATACCATATCCCGCCCGGGAGCGCCCTGGAAATATGACCCTATGCGGGTTGTAACCGAGGCCTGGAGTCGTAACGTTCCTATATACGGCACTTATAACTCTATGAAAGAAAACGTTTCACCAGACTGTGACTGTTTTATCAACGTTGCACCGTTCTTCGGAAACACCAAAGCTCGAATCATGATCAGGCTGGCTGATGTAATGTTGTTTAAAGCCGAGGCGCTGATTGAATTGGGGCGTCCGATAGAAGCTTTGCCGATCATTAACGAAATTCGTACACGGGCGTCTAACAGCACTGCGCGTTTGGTAAAAGCCAATGGCCAGCCTACTTCAAAATATTATGTGCAGCCCTATACGCCCGGGGTTAATATTGACTGGAACCTGGATAATGCACGTAAAGCCTTGCGGTTTGAACGCCGCCTGGAAATGGCACTTGAGGGCGAGCGCTTTTTTGACCTGGTAAGATGGGGCATTGCAGACAAGGTTATGAACGACTTTTTTAACATAGAAAAGCCATCCAGAAGTATTTATCAGAATGCGAAGTTCACCAAGGGCCGTGATGAATACCTGCCTATTCCGCAAAACCAAATCTTCTGGAGCGAGAACCGTTACGTTCAAAACCCGGGATACTAA
- a CDS encoding DUF4960 domain-containing protein, whose translation MRNYISKKAKSVGLVIMAIAVITGCKKDKDSGFNVDSEVQLTSFAINSVKGEINQNTGDIIVNVPFGTSLTTLTPVLQMPANATATPASNQAMNFTGTVKYRITNGNVFKDYNAIVKIIPPISAFKINGVNATINHENKNITLILPDGTNVSSLSPDIALQSGATVSPASGVAQNFTQPINYTVTVGNSTVTYSVNVISNSVSEYAFLGTSASRSAITNPDEKAAADWFFATYPTADYVSFQSIETGKKLSNYKVMWWHFDSAQDLPAAATSATVVNALKAYRTGGGSLLLTTYATRYVETLGIVPAGRGPNNVFGDFPPNGFVETGSDWGISFKGKESHPVFQGLETFEPGKAYLLEKGTFRLNHTAWWYINDWGGYGTAAVWHDQTGGTNLASEAWDNELNGRAGIAEWPSVNNSGKVIIVAFGAYDWYSEPLNGGSTINRYLTNIKKITKNAIDYLKVK comes from the coding sequence ATGAGAAATTATATAAGTAAGAAAGCAAAGTCGGTTGGCTTAGTCATTATGGCTATTGCGGTTATAACTGGCTGTAAAAAGGATAAGGATTCAGGTTTTAACGTCGACTCTGAAGTTCAGTTAACCTCTTTTGCCATTAATAGCGTTAAGGGCGAGATCAATCAAAACACCGGGGACATCATTGTTAATGTGCCTTTTGGCACCAGTTTAACTACGTTAACCCCCGTTTTGCAAATGCCTGCTAATGCCACAGCCACCCCGGCATCAAATCAAGCCATGAATTTCACGGGAACGGTAAAGTATCGGATCACTAACGGCAACGTATTTAAAGACTATAATGCTATAGTTAAAATTATTCCACCAATATCTGCTTTCAAAATCAATGGTGTAAATGCAACTATAAACCATGAAAACAAAAACATCACGCTGATATTACCGGATGGTACCAACGTGTCATCGCTGTCACCGGATATCGCTTTACAATCAGGCGCAACCGTTTCACCGGCATCGGGTGTAGCGCAAAACTTTACGCAACCAATCAACTATACAGTAACAGTTGGAAATTCAACGGTTACGTATTCAGTAAATGTAATCAGTAACTCGGTGAGCGAGTACGCTTTCCTGGGTACCTCAGCGTCCCGGTCGGCCATTACTAACCCTGATGAAAAGGCAGCAGCAGATTGGTTCTTCGCCACTTATCCCACCGCCGATTATGTTTCGTTTCAAAGCATAGAGACCGGGAAAAAACTATCGAACTATAAGGTAATGTGGTGGCATTTTGATTCCGCTCAGGATTTGCCCGCAGCAGCAACATCGGCCACAGTAGTCAATGCCCTTAAAGCATATCGTACAGGCGGCGGAAGCTTATTGTTGACAACCTATGCAACAAGATATGTAGAAACTTTAGGCATCGTGCCTGCAGGACGCGGACCCAACAACGTATTCGGCGATTTCCCGCCAAACGGGTTTGTAGAAACAGGTAGCGACTGGGGGATATCTTTCAAGGGCAAGGAAAGTCATCCCGTATTTCAGGGTTTAGAAACTTTTGAGCCAGGCAAAGCATACCTGTTAGAAAAGGGCACCTTCCGTTTAAATCACACCGCCTGGTGGTATATTAATGATTGGGGCGGTTATGGCACTGCGGCCGTTTGGCATGACCAAACCGGTGGCACAAATCTGGCCTCAGAAGCGTGGGATAACGAGCTCAACGGCAGAGCCGGCATTGCCGAGTGGCCTTCGGTTAATAACAGTGGTAAAGTGATCATCGTTGCTTTTGGTGCTTACGACTGGTATTCTGAGCCTTTGAATGGCGGCAGTACCATTAACCGTTACCTAACCAACATTAAAAAGATCACCAAAAACGCAATTGATTATTTAAAAGTAAAATAA
- a CDS encoding acyltransferase family protein, with product MYQQTNTYQESKPRYEILDGLRGVAALGVVMFHMMECYPSEISRWVMPHGFMSVDFFFALSGLVLGYAYDDRWDKMTTWDFFKRRLTRLQPMAIMGVLIGICFFYYSGGPTFNAVDSAPWYMLMLQALLLICMIPLPKSMDIRGWGELTSINGPIWTLIYEYVANVLYALFLRRVNKVQLGIIVAFCALLSADLCLQLNLWGNLVDEGYRYTINGGFIFDPEHVYRAMVRLMFPFTMGLLLSRINHFISIKGGFWAASLLVITMVATPMLTDISPLYEGIYELCAILLLFPLILSIGAGSRLQGRRATRICTVVGQLSFPLYITHYPIMYMHMSWAENHMNSPLSTHVFVGITTFIMGLGVAWACLKLYDEPVRDWLRKHWLKQ from the coding sequence ATGTATCAGCAAACCAATACCTATCAGGAATCCAAACCACGTTACGAGATTCTGGACGGGCTCAGAGGCGTTGCGGCTCTGGGTGTTGTGATGTTTCACATGATGGAGTGTTATCCCTCTGAGATCTCTCGTTGGGTGATGCCCCACGGCTTCATGTCGGTGGATTTCTTTTTTGCGCTCAGTGGCCTTGTGCTCGGTTATGCCTACGATGACCGCTGGGACAAGATGACCACCTGGGACTTCTTCAAGCGCCGCCTCACCCGTCTGCAGCCTATGGCCATCATGGGTGTGCTCATTGGCATCTGCTTCTTCTATTATTCGGGTGGTCCCACCTTCAATGCAGTTGATTCTGCCCCCTGGTATATGTTGATGCTCCAGGCATTGCTTCTCATCTGCATGATTCCGCTGCCCAAGTCGATGGACATCCGTGGTTGGGGCGAGCTCACCAGTATCAATGGTCCTATTTGGACCCTTATTTACGAATATGTAGCCAATGTCCTCTATGCCTTATTCTTGCGTCGCGTAAATAAGGTGCAGCTGGGTATCATCGTGGCCTTCTGTGCCCTACTATCGGCCGATCTGTGCTTGCAACTCAATCTGTGGGGCAATCTGGTGGACGAAGGTTACCGATACACCATCAATGGCGGCTTCATCTTCGATCCTGAGCACGTCTATCGTGCCATGGTGCGCCTTATGTTCCCATTCACCATGGGGCTGCTGCTCTCGCGCATCAATCACTTTATCTCTATCAAAGGTGGCTTCTGGGCCGCATCGCTCCTTGTCATTACCATGGTTGCTACTCCTATGCTCACCGACATCAGCCCACTTTACGAGGGTATCTACGAGCTCTGTGCCATCCTGTTGCTCTTTCCCCTTATCCTCTCTATTGGCGCTGGCAGCCGCCTGCAGGGGCGTCGTGCCACCCGTATCTGCACTGTCGTCGGACAGCTGTCCTTCCCCCTCTACATTACCCATTATCCCATTATGTACATGCACATGAGCTGGGCCGAGAATCACATGAATTCGCCTCTCAGCACCCATGTTTTCGTCGGTATCACCACTTTTATTATGGGCTTGGGCGTAGCATGGGCATGTTTGAAGCTCTATGACGAGCCGGTGCGCGACTGGCTGAGGAAACATTGGCTGAAGCAATAA
- a CDS encoding glycoside hydrolase family 32 protein, which yields MVYKKLILASSIALTLFACKKESSTTNTLPYTDEKFSIYPKPTVATSAGSTNRTGWVGDVMPYYVNNQFELFFLHDAPDKAKQSSTGQHDIHKFSSKDLLNFSYDGQAISYGTAATQDQLVGTGSMVKVGDTYYFYYTGHNSSSSWLQNNNPAWTGGNSREAVMYATSKDMKTWTKKTSFALRASDGYSSTDFRDPYVFYNDEFKEYWMLVSTQQAGKGIILVYKSADPAMDNWQIRGPLTVEGSYLMLECADIVKIGDKYYLFFGEDWSNTPGTHYRVASSTAGPWVKPADGNDMFDGHQFYAGRMASNGTTNYTFGWAHRRNPENDNGTRTWGGNLISHELVKLSNDKLGVKSPAAVRAYFTKETAVEVKGQTGTVKQTGTQYTLTGSAALALYKFANMDGTSRIQGGITFSNLTGTASLGFNTKADNTSSYVIKFEPAAKRIAAYNNGVEVTRVPFNFQAGKNYDFSIVADGSIAVLYVNDEIALTNRIYSMNGNMWSLSAEGMEISASNLKVIKH from the coding sequence ATGGTTTATAAAAAATTGATATTGGCAAGCAGTATTGCACTGACCTTGTTTGCCTGTAAAAAAGAAAGCTCTACTACCAATACACTGCCCTATACTGATGAAAAGTTTAGCATATACCCTAAACCGACGGTAGCGACCAGCGCAGGCAGTACCAACCGTACAGGTTGGGTAGGTGATGTAATGCCCTATTATGTGAATAACCAGTTTGAACTGTTTTTTTTGCACGATGCACCTGATAAGGCCAAACAAAGCAGTACCGGACAGCATGATATTCATAAGTTTAGTAGTAAGGACCTGTTAAATTTTAGTTATGACGGACAGGCCATTTCTTATGGAACAGCCGCCACTCAAGATCAGTTGGTTGGCACCGGTTCAATGGTTAAGGTGGGGGATACGTATTACTTCTACTATACCGGGCACAACAGTTCAAGCAGCTGGTTGCAAAACAACAATCCGGCCTGGACGGGCGGTAACAGTCGCGAAGCTGTAATGTATGCCACCAGTAAAGACATGAAGACCTGGACAAAGAAGACAAGTTTTGCGCTCAGGGCTTCAGATGGCTACAGCAGCACCGATTTCCGCGATCCCTATGTGTTTTATAACGACGAATTTAAAGAGTATTGGATGCTGGTAAGTACCCAGCAAGCCGGTAAAGGAATTATCCTGGTATACAAATCAGCTGATCCTGCTATGGATAACTGGCAGATAAGAGGACCGCTAACAGTTGAAGGGAGCTATCTGATGCTGGAATGCGCTGATATTGTTAAGATCGGCGATAAATATTACCTCTTTTTTGGTGAAGACTGGAGCAATACCCCCGGTACACATTACCGTGTAGCCAGCTCAACTGCCGGCCCTTGGGTTAAACCGGCCGATGGTAACGATATGTTCGACGGTCACCAGTTCTATGCCGGGCGCATGGCCTCAAACGGAACAACTAACTATACCTTCGGCTGGGCGCATCGCCGTAATCCGGAGAATGATAACGGAACCCGCACCTGGGGAGGTAACCTCATTTCGCATGAGTTGGTGAAACTGAGTAATGACAAATTAGGCGTAAAAAGTCCCGCTGCGGTAAGAGCGTATTTTACAAAGGAAACCGCTGTTGAAGTTAAAGGGCAAACCGGAACAGTTAAGCAAACCGGTACACAATATACCCTAACCGGTAGTGCAGCATTGGCCTTGTATAAATTTGCCAATATGGATGGTACGTCCAGGATACAGGGGGGAATAACCTTTAGTAACCTAACAGGTACAGCTTCGCTCGGATTTAATACCAAGGCAGATAATACCAGCAGCTATGTCATCAAATTTGAGCCTGCGGCCAAACGTATTGCTGCTTATAATAACGGTGTAGAAGTTACCCGCGTACCCTTTAACTTCCAGGCAGGCAAAAATTACGACTTCAGCATAGTTGCTGATGGCTCGATTGCTGTTTTGTATGTAAATGATGAGATTGCTTTAACTAACCGGATCTATAGTATGAACGGCAACATGTGGAGCCTGAGTGCCGAAGGAATGGAAATTAGCGCCAGTAATTTAAAGGTGATTAAACACTAA
- a CDS encoding glycoside hydrolase family 32 protein has translation MLQFKKIKTICFAAIASMVLSTGFVMAQNDPTKESYRPQYHFSPKAHWMNDPNGMVYLNGKYHLFFQYNPGGTTWGPMHWGHAISTDLLHWKEQPIALYPDSLGMIFSGSAVVDVNNTAGFGKNTLVAIYTYHNQKIEDAKTGLHQYQGIAYSKDEGKTWKKYEGNPVLPNPGIWDFRDPKVNWNEESKQWVMTLATKQSVTFYGSKNLKSWTRLSEFGNKVGAHGGVWECPDLFSLVHNGVKKWVLLVSINPGGPNGGSATQYFIGNFDGKTFKPENSETRWIDYGADNYAGVTFAGTGVRRIFMGWMNNWQYANQVPTQSWRGANTLPRQLKLVQAGRQLSLISVPVKELNAIVQTPVIFKNLQGKRSYDLSATIKRFNSRYLLELSTSNKTSFSIKLHNKEGDELIAGFDKKTNTIYVDRRKAGKVDFEKSFARKTLAPRISSSKQLSLKVYVDAASLELFADNGLTVQTNIFFPNAPLNQLSIDADKPVTINQLKISGISATNK, from the coding sequence ATGCTTCAATTTAAAAAAATAAAAACCATTTGTTTCGCCGCTATAGCGAGCATGGTACTTTCCACAGGATTTGTGATGGCCCAAAATGATCCTACTAAAGAAAGCTACCGCCCGCAGTATCATTTCTCGCCAAAAGCCCACTGGATGAACGATCCAAACGGCATGGTATATTTAAATGGAAAATATCATCTGTTCTTCCAGTATAATCCGGGTGGTACAACCTGGGGACCTATGCACTGGGGACATGCGATCAGTACCGATCTCCTCCACTGGAAAGAACAGCCCATTGCATTATACCCCGATTCATTAGGAATGATATTTTCAGGCAGCGCAGTTGTGGACGTAAACAATACGGCCGGGTTTGGTAAAAACACACTGGTGGCTATTTACACTTATCATAATCAAAAAATCGAAGACGCTAAAACCGGCCTACATCAATATCAGGGAATTGCCTATAGTAAAGACGAAGGTAAAACGTGGAAAAAATACGAAGGCAACCCTGTTCTGCCTAATCCCGGCATATGGGATTTCCGCGATCCGAAAGTAAACTGGAATGAAGAATCCAAACAATGGGTTATGACCCTGGCTACCAAACAATCGGTCACTTTTTACGGGTCTAAAAACTTAAAAAGCTGGACGCGGTTAAGTGAGTTTGGTAATAAAGTTGGCGCGCATGGAGGCGTATGGGAATGCCCAGACCTTTTCAGCCTGGTTCATAATGGCGTAAAAAAATGGGTACTGTTAGTGAGCATAAACCCTGGTGGTCCTAATGGCGGTTCGGCAACACAGTATTTCATCGGAAATTTTGACGGCAAAACCTTTAAGCCAGAGAATAGCGAAACGAGGTGGATCGATTACGGTGCGGATAATTATGCCGGCGTAACCTTTGCCGGCACAGGGGTTCGCAGAATATTTATGGGTTGGATGAACAATTGGCAATATGCTAACCAAGTGCCAACGCAAAGCTGGCGTGGTGCCAATACCTTACCGCGCCAACTTAAACTGGTTCAGGCCGGTCGTCAACTTTCACTGATCTCCGTACCGGTAAAAGAACTTAATGCCATTGTTCAAACCCCTGTGATCTTCAAAAATCTTCAAGGCAAACGGAGTTATGATCTTTCAGCAACTATTAAGCGATTCAATTCCAGGTATCTCCTTGAGTTAAGCACTTCCAATAAAACAAGTTTTTCTATTAAATTGCATAATAAGGAAGGCGATGAGCTGATTGCCGGTTTTGATAAAAAGACCAATACCATTTATGTCGACAGGCGCAAAGCGGGAAAGGTCGATTTTGAAAAAAGCTTCGCAAGGAAAACCCTTGCGCCACGGATAAGTTCATCTAAGCAGCTTTCGCTAAAAGTATATGTCGACGCCGCTTCTTTAGAATTATTTGCAGATAACGGCCTTACCGTACAAACCAATATATTCTTTCCAAACGCGCCACTTAATCAGTTATCTATTGACGCCGATAAACCGGTAACTATAAATCAGTTGAAGATCTCCGGCATCAGCGCTACAAACAAGTAA